A stretch of Henckelia pumila isolate YLH828 chromosome 4, ASM3356847v2, whole genome shotgun sequence DNA encodes these proteins:
- the LOC140864323 gene encoding DEAD-box ATP-dependent RNA helicase 39 — protein MVTTGKVLSFSLLSLPKRFRSIPSHVYPPSLPPPPPQTLVFNTFRPLCTATAVDEASTIYQSSKHTVLLERLRLRHLKDSPQTSKPTASPLVSRKRYQYGEVEAPIREKSGGAEMVSSFEELGLTEEVMGALGEMGISSPTEIQCIGIPAVLKGKSVVLGSHTGSGKTLAYLLPLIQLMRRDEALHGMLMKSRRPRSVVLCPTRELCEQVFRVTKSISHHARFRSTMISGGGRLRPQEDSLNSPIDMIVGTPGRVLKHIEDGNMVYGDIKYLVLDEADTMFDRGFGPDIRKFIGPLKNRASKADGLGFQTVLVTATMTKAVQSLVDEEFQGITHLHTSTLHKKIASARHDFIKLSGSENKLEALLQVLEPSLAKGNRVMVFCNTLNSSRAVDHYLSENQISTVNYHGEVPAEQRVENLQRFKSDDGDCPTLVCTDLAARGLDLDVDHVIMFDFPLNSIDYLHRTGRTARMGAKGKVTSLVTKKDVMLATNIEEAMMKNKSLESLSVDGIKRDIARSRVNEQKEKNAKMVRGLTSKYKAKDVSTKSTGARGKAAATVTKNLSVPKAKMTLGKFSKTSRSSEPITTKGTTYIGKKQSGGRNFAAKRSPSKLNVVGFRGRSAVKAS, from the exons ATGGTGACAACCGGAAAAGTTCTCTCTTTCTCTCTCTTATCTTTACCAAAACGCTTCCGATCGATTCCCTCACATGTATACCCACCATCACTACCACCACCACCTCCACAGACTTTGGTTTTCAACACATTCAGGCCTCTTTGCACCGCCACTGCTGTTGACGAAGCTTCGACAATTTATCAATCCTCAAAACACACTGTTCTCCTCGAAAGATTGAGGCTCAGGCATCTCAAAGATTCACCCCAAACCTCAAAACCCACCGCATCTCCACTGGTTTCGAGGAAGAGATATCAATATGGTGAAGTCGAGGCTCCAATACGGGAGAAGAGTGGTGGGGCGGAAATGGTTTCTAGTTTTGAGGAATTGGGCTTGACTGAAGAGGTCATGGGAGCTTTGGGAGAAATGGGGATTTCTTCACCCACTGAGATTCAATGTATTGGAATACCTGCGGTGTTGAAAGGGAAGAGTGTGGTTTTGGGGTCGCACACTGGCTCTGGCaagactttggcttatcttttGCCTCTTATTCAG TTGATGAGAAGGGATGAAGCATTGCATGGTATGCTGATGAAGTCCAGACGACCTCGGTCTGTTGTACTCTGCCCAACAAGGGAACTTTGTGAGCAG GTGTTTCGTGTGACTAAGTCCATTAGTCACCATGCAAGATTCAGGTCAACCATGATAAGTGGGGGTGGTCGTTTAAGACCCCAAGAAGATTCTTTGAACAGCCCAATTGACATGATTGTTGGGACCCCAGGCAGAGTTCTTAAGCATATAGAAGATGGGAATATGGTTTACGGTGATATCAAATACTTG GTTTTGGATGAGGCAGACACCATGTTTGATCGCGGTTTTGGCCCGGACATCCGCAAATTTATTGGACCATTGAAAAACCGTGCTTCAAAAGCAGACGGTCTAGGATTTCAAACTGTGTTGGTAACTGCAACAATGACAAAG GCTGTTCAAAGTCTGGTGGATGAGGAGTTTCAAGGAATCACGCACTTGCATACATCTACACTCCACAAGAAGATTGCTTCTGCTCGCCATGATTTTATCAAACTTTCAGGTTCAGAAAACAAGCTGGAAGCCTTGTTACAG GTTCTTGAGCCGAGTTTAGCAAAAGGGAACAGAGTGATGGTGTTCTGTAACACACTGAACTCCAGTCGAGCTGTGGATCATTATTTAAGTGAAAATCAAATATCTACTGTTAATTACCACGGAGAGGTTCCAGCTGAACAAAG GGTTGAAAACCTGCAGCGGTTTAAGAGCGATGATGGAGATTGCCCCACTTTAGTCTGCACTGACTTGGCGGCTAGGGGATTGGACTTGGATGTGGACCATGTTATCATGTTTGATTTTCCCTTGAACTCT ATCGATTACCTCCATCGCACTGGAAGAACTGCTCGAATGGGAGCAAAAG GGAAGGTGACTAGTTTGGTAACTAAAAAAGATGTCATGTTGGCAACTAACATTGAGGAGGCTATGATGAAGAATAAGAGCTTGGAATCTTTATCCGTAGATGGTATCAAAAGGGATATCGCCAGGTCTCGGGTAAATGAGCAGAAAGAAAAAAATGCAAAGATGGTTAGGGGTTTAACTTCAAAATACAAGGCTAAAGATGTCTCCACAAAATCAACTGGAGCTCGTGGGAAGGCAGCAGCAACAGTTACCAAGAACCTTTCAGTACCTAAGGCCAAGATGACATTGGGTAAGTTTTCTAAAACATCCAGGTCTTCTGAACCTATCACCACAAAAGGTACGACTTATATCGGGAAGAAACAATCCGGGGGGCGAAACTTTGCTGCCAAGAGATCTCCATCAAAGCTAAATGTTGTTGGATTTAGGGGTCGAAGTGCAGTGAAAGCTTCTTGA